In Coffea eugenioides isolate CCC68of unplaced genomic scaffold, Ceug_1.0 ScVebR1_647;HRSCAF=1358, whole genome shotgun sequence, the sequence CTTTATTGTTGAGCAAATTTCAACATTCATATGGCAATTGAATTTTGCTAACAAGTAAGGATTATATGGAACCACCCATCTATTATCCAATTCATGGCCTCGAACTTTTACCTTTTCTCCATTGTTCCTCCGCCTATATGTTGGATAAGAATTTTCAGATTGTGTAGTCTTTTCTGCCCACTGTTTAGGATAATGAGTTTTGCATTTTTTAACAGTTGTACCTTGCATACACACGTTATCTGCATTTTTATTGCCACAAGGACCATGTATCATGTGTTTGCGAACCATTTTAAACAAGTGTGGATGCTCTTTCTTGTCAGGAATCTCAGCAGAAACAATGTGATCATAGGATTCCGTTGAATATAATTTAGACGTTGGGTGTAAAATTATTAAGAAATGTGCATGCGGCAACCCCCATTTTGGGAATTCAACAACATAGGTGTAAGCAGCTACTTTACCCAATACCTCTTTCTTAAACAACTcttcttttaaaatttctaaCTTGGCATGAAAAACTCTAGCAGAAAGATCAACACGGTTTTGAGACTCATCAGTGGGCAGTGAGTTTTCTTTGATTTCTGGCCATGATGGGTTACAAGTCATTGTTAAAAAAATGTTAGGTTTTCCGAATTTTTGAACTAAGGCCATAGCATCAACATACCTTCTTTTCATATCACACGGGCCTCCTATAAAAGATGCTGGCAAAATTACTCGTTGCCCTACTTTTGAACCTCTACATTGGCCCTCAACTACAGAATCCATGACACCCTGTAATTGCTCAGTCCTAATTTGTTGTTGCCTATGCCGGAAAAAATCAAGCCTTTGACTCTCAATTTTTACGTACATGTCCACTACATACTGTTGAAATGCACGGGCAGTATTAAGAAtatttggtttatttttctCCCTCATCTGGAACCTATATGCATAGTATTCACGCATGGACACATTCTCCTTTGAATTctcaaagtttttgaaagctgtttcaaaaaattttaagctTCAGTTTACATTTGGTAAACTAAAATTCTATTCATAAAATTTGTATTATATTTAAAAACAACTAACCTTTCTCTTCTGATTCTATTATATCTTCGGCAGATTTGAAGCTTGTTATGCAGCCTGTTGATGATTTCTAattgatctttttctttttttttggattaccAGTGCCAGATCTCTGAATTCCAGGTTGCCACCCTGTTTCGCCAAAGGGAAATAGAAGTGGATACTGCAATGGATCATAACAGCCATAGTAATATTGAATTCTACGACTGTGACCCTCTTTTGTGTATACTTGAATGTGTCTAGCATAGCTGTCCTGTGAGTTTTCACCTTCAACCCACAGTGCAGCTACTTGGGATACTGTTGGCTTGTTAAAGACTCGCTGATCAGTTTGACAGTAAGATTTTAGGACTATTTGATAATTGTCCAAGTCTGGAACATGTCTCAGGCTTCGGAAAAAGCAAGCATAAGGGTTACTTTTCATGAGTTCCATGAGTTTCACCACTATGCTCTCAGTTAGTTTTGTTGAAAAAGCCAATCGATTTGCGATTTCATGTTCAGTATCATGAAAGTATAACTGCAAAAACATTCCTGATCCTTCATGGGGAATCAATTGATTTATAAAATGATACATTTGGCCCTGAATTTTAAAAGTATATATTCCGTTTCTTCTTTGGCAAAGCGATTTATCATAGTTAACTCCGAAAGAGGTGAAAGCAAACATACTATTGTATGTTCTTACATAGGTTCTGAAACAAATTGCTTCTTCAGTTTCACTAGTAAATAGCTCTATTAATATGTCTGGCATTTTATTCTCTTCTAAGACTACTTCTCCATCAGAGCAACAAAAGTTTGCAGACtcacaataaaattttttagcTCCGCAGTACTTGCAATTCTGTTGTTCTGGTAATCTATCAGCTTCCAAGCTTATCGAAGATAATGCCTCGATTCCCTTCACCACCCTTTTACGTTGTTTGCGTACCTTGTTTTGTTTCCTAATCGAAGCATTTTGGTCTTCCCCATAGCTTTTAACTACATGAATGGGTTAAAAATGTCATTAATATGGTTTTTAATATGTTGAAGTTTTACAACTTGTTTTAATATGTAGAAGGAATAAACCTGAATTCTGTTAACACCTTCGTCTTGACATATGTTTAGCTTCTCTTGAACGTTTAGGTTCAACTGAATATCCTATATGTGCAACTTTAAAACATTATTATATACAAAGTTGTATCATATATAAGGTTAATGGGATCGCCACTTTTATGTGATCAACAATGGTGATCAGTTTTTTAGCTAACCTGTTAGATCCTCCATTGCTTCAGAAAGCAAGCTATAGCAGGAGTTGCAGATGGGTGGTTGGTCTACAATATTGGCAAATAAGGTGATCACTTTTAGCTAGTAGCTAAGGAGAAATCTAGGTTGGTAATGTTTGTTTCAAGAGGAAAGAATAATTAAACTTAGCAGCAGGAAACAATAACTAAACCTGAAGATTGCGTCACTTTAGAATGCTGACACTTCTTTATCCGTCGAGCTGTAGAAGTAGAACCTATACATTTTCCACAGCATGTTAACTAACATATTTTGTAGGTCTCTTTTAATATATCTTTGGATATTTGTGAATTAAAAATGTTTTTAATTCCATGTGGTTCACCTTTGTGATATGTTGAAAATTCTGAAACATGCTCCTTCTGCCTCGATTACTATCAGCTTTGTCTCCAAGAACTAAATAGATTGTGAAAGTGTTATGCGTATATGACATCACAATAGCTTAAAGGAAAAGGGATTACAAAAATAACCTGCCTCACGGTGGTGCTTATGACCACAGTTAGGTTCACAAATGCGAAAAGCCTGCTGTAGCAGTTGCTTATTACTGGTGTGCTCATCATCTGAGCATAGAGATAGAGGAAAAGGTTGTTTAGTTTACAGCCATACTTGTTAGGAGTTATTATAGAGGTGGGTAGGTCTGTAAATATTCACTATAATGTAGTATACAGTGCGATACCTTTTCCTCTCAATACTAATGAAGACGTAAAAGTAGTCtttgtctttttatttttacttttataggcATCACGGCGTTTTTGTCGTTGGATTTCTTTCTGCTCCTCAGTTAAAGAGGCATATCTTTGTCTAGCCTTTTCGTTACGCCGAGCTTTTCGGTCGAACATTTTAGAAGGAGCAATGTTTCGATTCATAGTGGTTTGCCAAGGAAATGTCGGGCCAACTAACAAAAGTGGTTGGAACTTGAGGTATACACAAACTTGAACAATTCGAATGAATCCTAAAACACAATGGATCCTAAAACACAAGCTTATTTGTAGTATATTTCAGTACGGATTCAGCCTACGAATATTAACCACTTTTTGCTACAGAATGAACTGCAGCTCTTTTAAAATAAGGAACAACTACAATACTAATTGCTTATGCTTTCATGTAGATACACGTCATGAAATCTATGAGCGATGAAAGAGCAAAAGATTTTTTAACTGCACCACATAATACTCAAATCCAATCCAATGTAAACAAAAGAAGATTGGCAAACAAGcgtaaattgtaaactaacggAGATTTCCAAACAAGCATGAATTCAATGGTAAACACAGTCCACAAATCatgtttaaaaaaaacaaaacaactaTTCCAGCAAGTTTGGAGAAAAGCAGAAAATGAACTAAccttttttaaaaagaaaccgATAAAACTTGATCTTGATGAGAAGAGTTTGAGCCTGCatgacaaaaaaataattaacttTGTATGAAAGGCCGGAACTAATAAACGGAAGAAGGATACAGAtgagaataaaaaaaaacaccCATCCCCCTAATGACATCCCCATGGTAATTCTTTTTTGAAAGCAAAAGCCAAAATCAAATGGGCAAAATTACTTGTATACGAATCTCACCTCAattcaaaggaaattccatATCAGGGACCAAACATATCATAGAGAAACAACTATATGTAGCAACATATTTAACACCAACTAATCATAGGAGGAAAGGAGAGAAACGGAAGAAGATGGAAGGCTATGCGTGTAGCAAATGCGGAAGGAGGAGGAAAGCCATAGGGGCAAACGTGGAGGAGCTGATACTTTATCTGGTGGTTGTTTAATAATTAGAGCCATTAAGAGGTATAAAGTGGAAGAAGAAGCAAATAACCGGAAACCAGACCTAATCAGCCAAGGAATTAAACAAACCCAACATGATAAGAAGAAGAGAAACTGACATGGGTGGCAAACATGGAGAAATTAAGAGACCGTTTAACAGAGAGAGGTGAAACTGGTGGAAGTTTAATTAAAAACCTCTCATAATAGTCATCAATAATCAAAGGGGCTTCGGTGAAATTTGCAAAGTGGCAAATAAGAAAACGGTTTGGTTGGCAGAGGAAGAGTAACAGGGGTCTGAGTATTTAATGTTAGATTTGATTAATGAACAGGTGGGGTCCCTTATTCAGTGTTGTGTAATTAAGTTGAGCACCGGCCACTTCAGGATTGGCGTACGAACTGGTGCATTTTACTTAGGAATTAGTATTCTAGATCTGGGCTCATTTGGTAATATGAGCCCCTAAGCAATTAAGAAACACTTATGGGACCCATCAAAATAATAAGAGCAGACCAGTTACAATGCGTGATAACGTTGCAAGCATCATGGATAAAATAGTCATATTAACACCAACCATTGCATTAACAACTTGTACAATATCAGCTCAACATCTCTACCTCGTCCACTAAATTGACAATGATATCCAAAAAGGGCGGTTGAAACTTAAAGCTAAAATGCACAACGAAGATTTTCTTATTGTGTAATTAAGTTGAGCACCGGCCACTTCAGGATTGGCGTACGAACTGGTGCATTTTACTTAGGAATTAGTATTCTAGATCTGGGCTCATTTGGTAATATGAGCCCCTAAGCAATTAAGAAACACTTATGGGACCCATCAAAATAATAAGAGCAGACCAGTTACAATGCGTGATAACGTTGCAAGCATCATGGATAAAATAGTCATATTAACACCAACCATTGCATTAACAACTTGTACAATATCAGCTCAACATCTCTACCTTGTCCACTAAATTGACAATGATATCCAAAAAGGGCGGTTGAAACTTAAAGCTAAAATGCACAACGAAGATTTTCTTATTGTGTAATTAAGTTGAGCACCGGCCACTTCAGGATTGGCGTACGAACTGGTGCATTTTACTTAGGAATTAGTATTCTAGATCTGGGCTCATTTGGTAATATGAGCCCCTAAGCAATTAAGAAACACTTATGGGACCCATCAAAATAATAAGAGCAGACCAGTTACAATGCGTGATAACGTTGCAAGCATCATGGATAAAATAGTCATATTAACACCAACCATTGCATTAACAACTTGTACAATATCAGCTCAACATCTCTACCTTGTCCACTAAATTGACAATGATATCCAAAAAGGGCGGTTGCTGTAACAATTCGGCCTATTGAACCTCTCTGCTGCCTAATATCCCATATGTGTTTACCAGGTTTCCACACAAAATGTTCAGGAAATTCTTTGTATGTGCATTTCAATGTTTTGGCTCTCTCATCAGTAGCATTCATAAGGAAAAATTCAGTTAGCATACTTTTCTTAGCAAATTTACTTTTCAAAAGATCTCTAAGATCAGCATCATCTTTGAAGGTCAGAGATTGATAATTTTCAAGATGTAGCTGAAGGTTAATGACACCAGGATGTGTTTCAAATAAGGGAAATCTGTAAATTCGCCAAATGGCTTCAATAGGAGTAACCCATCTTGCTGATTGGTACTCCTTAATTTCATCTATCTCTTTAGATCTGTCATCTGAATTCACAGCAAAGTGTATTTTATCATGTCCCTTATATATGTACTTATAAGTATACTTGACTACCTTTATTGTTGAGCAAATTTCAACATTCATATGGCAATTGAATTTTGCTAACAAGTAAGGATTATATGGAACCACCCATCTATTATCCAATTCATGGCCTCGAACTTTTACCTTTTCTCCATTGTTCCTCCGCCTATATGTTGGATAAGAATTTTCAGATTGTGTAGTCTTTTCTGCCCACTGTTTAGGATAATGAGTTTTGCATTTTTTAACAGTTGTACCTTGCATACACACGTTATCTGCATTTTTATTGCCACAAGGACCATGTATCATGTGTTTGCGAACCATTTTAAACAAGTGTGGATGCTCTTTCTTGTCAGGAATCTCAGCAGAAACAATGTGATCATAGGATTCCGTTGAATATAATTTAGACGTTGGGTGTAAAATTATTAAGAAATGTGCATGCGGCAACCCCCATTTTGGGAATTCAACAACATAGGTGTAAGCAGCTACTTTACCCAATACCTCTTTCTTAAACAACTcttcttttaaaatttctaaCTTGGCATGAAAAACTCTAGCAGAAAGATCAACACGGTTTTGAGACTCATCAGTGGGCAGTGAGTTTTCTTTGATTTCTGGCCATGATGGGTTACAAGTCATTGTTAAAAAAATGTTAGGTTTTCCGAATTTTTGAACTAAGGCCATAGCATCAACATACCTTCTTTTCATATCACACGGGCCTCCTATAAAAGATGCTGGCAAAATTACTCGTTGCCCTACTTTTGAACCTCTACATTGGCCCTCAACTACAGAATCCATGACACCCTGTAATTGCTCAGTCCTAATTTGTTGTTGCCTATGCCGGAAAAAATCAAGCCTTTGACTCTCAATTTTTACGTACATGTCCACTACATACTGTTGAAATGCACGGGCAGTATTAAGAAtatttggtttatttttctCCCTCATCTGGAACCTATATGCATAGTATTCACGCATGGACACATTCTCCTTTGAATTctcaaagtttttgaaagctgtttcaaaaaattttaagctTCAGTTTACATTTGGTAAACTAAAATTCTATTCATAAAATTTGTATTATATTTAAAAACAACTAACCTTTCTCTTCTGATTCTATTATATCTTCGGCAGATTTGAAGCTTGTTATGCAGCCTGTTGATGATTTCTAattgatctttttctttttttttggattaccAGTGCCAGATCTCTGAATTCCAGGTTGCCACCCTGTTTCGCCAAAGGGAAATAGAAGTGGATACTGCAATGGATCATAACAGCCATAGTAATATTGAATTCTACGACTGTGACCCTCTTTTGTGTATACTTGAATGTGTCTAGCATAGCTGTCCTGTGAGTTTTCACCTTCAACCCACAGTGCAGCTACTTGGGATACTGTTGGCTTGTTAAAGACTCGCTGATCAGTTTGACAGTAAGATTTTAGGACTATTTGATAATTGTCCAAGTCTGGAACATGTCTCAGGCTTCGGAAAAAGCAAGCATAAGGGTTACTTTTCATGAGTTCCATGAGTTTCACCACTATGCTCTCAGTTAGTTTTGTTGAAAAAGCCAATCGATTTGCGATTTCATGTTCAGTATCATGAAAGTATAACTGCAAAAACATTCCTGATCCTTCATGGGGAATCAATTGATTTATAAAATGATACATTTGGCCCTGAATTTTAAAAGTATATATTCCGTTTCTTCTTTGGCAAAGCGATTTATCATAGTTAACTCCGAAAGAGGTGAAAGCAAACATACTATTGTATGTTCTTACATAGGTTCTGAAACAAATTGCTTCTTCAGTTTCACTAGTAAATAGCTCTATTAATATGTCTGGCATTTTATTCTCTTCTAAGACTACTTCTCCATCAGAGCAACAAAAGTTTGCAGACtcacaataaaattttttagcTCCGCAGTACTTGCAATTCTGTTGTTCTGGTAATCTATCAGCTTCCAAGCTTATCGAAGATAATGCCTCGATTCCCTTCACCACCCTTTTACGTTGTTTGCGTACCTTGTTTTGTTTCCTAATCGAAGCATTTTGGTCTTCCCCATAGCTTTTAACTACATGAATGGGTTAAAAATGTCATTAATATGGTTTTTAATATGTTGAAGTTTTACAACTTGTTTTAATATGTAGAAGGAATAAACCTGAATTCTGTTAACACCTTCGTCTTGACATATGTTTAGCTTCTCTTGAACGTTTAGGTTCAAC encodes:
- the LOC113758670 gene encoding uncharacterized protein LOC113758670, whose amino-acid sequence is MNRNIAPSKMFDRKARRNEKARQRYASLTEEQKEIQRQKRRDAYKSKNKKTKTTFTSSLVLRGKDDEHTSNKQLLQQAFRICEPNCGHKHHREAGSTSTARRIKKCQHSKVTQSSDQPPICNSCYSLLSEAMEDLTVKSYGEDQNASIRKQNKVRKQRKRVVKGIEALSSISLEADRLPEQQNCKYCGAKKFYCESANFCCSDGEVVLEENKMPDILIELFTSETEEAICFRTYVRTYNSMFAFTSFGVNYDKSLCQRRNGIYTFKIQGQMYHFINQLIPHEGSGMFLQLYFHDTEHEIANRLAFSTKLTESIVVKLMELMKSNPYACFFRSLRHVPDLDNYQIVLKSYCQTDQRVFNKPTVSQVAALWVEGENSQDSYARHIQVYTKEGHSRRIQYYYGCYDPLQYPLLFPFGETGWQPGIQRSGTAFKNFENSKENVSMREYYAYRFQMREKNKPNILNTARAFQQYVVDMYVKIESQRLDFFRHRQQQIRTEQLQGVMDSVVEGQCRGSKVGQRVILPASFIGGPCDMKRRYVDAMALVQKFGKPNIFLTMTCNPSWPEIKENSLPTDESQNRVDLSARVFHAKLEILKEELFKKEVLGKVAAYTYVVEFPKWGLPHAHFLIILHPTSKLYSTESYDHIVSAEIPDKKEHPHLFKMVRKHMIHGPCGNKNADNVCMQGTTVKKCKTHYPKQWAEKTTQSENSYPTYRRRNNGEKVKVRGHELDNRWVVPYNPYLLAKFNCHMNVEICSTIKVVKYTYKYIYKGHDKIHFAVNSDDRSKEIDEIKEYQSARWVTPIEAIWRIYRFPLFETHPGVINLQLHLENYQSLTFKDDADLRDLLKSKFAKKSMLTEFFLMNATDERAKTLKCTYKEFPEHFVWKPGKHIWDIRQQRGSIGRIVTATALFGYHCQFSGQGRDVELILYKLLMQWLVLI
- the LOC113758671 gene encoding uncharacterized protein LOC113758671, yielding MNRNIAPSKMFDRKARRNEKARQRYASLTEEQKEIQRQKRRDAYKSKNKKTKTTFTSSLVLRGKDDEHTSNKQLLQQAFRICEPNCGHKHHREAVLGDKADSNRRQKEHVSEFSTYHKGSTSTARRIKKCQHSKVTQSSDQPPICNSCYSLLSEAMEDLTVKSYGEDQNASIRKQNKVRKQRKRVVKGIEALSSISLEADRLPEQQNCKYCGAKKFYCESANFCCSDGEVVLEENKMPDILIELFTSETEEAICFRTYVRTYNSMFAFTSFGVNYDKSLCQRRNGIYTFKIQGQMYHFINQLIPHEGSGMFLQLYFHDTEHEIANRLAFSTKLTESIVVKLMELMKSNPYACFFRSLRHVPDLDNYQIVLKSYCQTDQRVFNKPTVSQVAALWVEGENSQDSYARHIQVYTKEGHSRRIQYYYGCYDPLQYPLLFPFGETGWQPGIQRSGTAFKNFENSKENVSMREYYAYRFQMREKNKPNILNTARAFQQYVVDMYVKIESQRLDFFRHRQQQIRTEQLQGVMDSVVEGQCRGSKVGQRVILPASFIGGPCDMKRRYVDAMALVQKFGKPNIFLTMTCNPSWPEIKENSLPTDESQNRVDLSARVFHAKLEILKEELFKKEVLGKVAAYTYVVEFPKWGLPHAHFLIILHPTSKLYSTESYDHIVSAEIPDKKEHPHLFKMVRKHMIHGPCGNKNADNVCMQGTTVKKCKTHYPKQWAEKTTQSENSYPTYRRRNNGEKVKVRGHELDNRWVVPYNPYLLAKFNCHMNVEICSTIKVVKYTYKYIYKGHDKIHFAVNSDDRSKEIDEIKEYQSARWVTPIEAIWRIYRFPLFETHPGVINLQLHLENYQSLTFKDDADLRDLLKSKFAKKSMLTEFFLMNATDERAKTLKCTYKEFPEHFVWKPGKHIWDIRQQRGSIGRIVTATALFGYHCQFSGQGRDVELILYKLLMQWLVLI